From the Serinus canaria isolate serCan28SL12 chromosome 21, serCan2020, whole genome shotgun sequence genome, one window contains:
- the LOC127060341 gene encoding uncharacterized protein LOC127060341, translated as MPSQRWAPTGSIWSRNTPSRKWARTVRVWSPKMPEASAPPSRKGLKQGGFGVRTCPWTPRRPHGNELEQGGFRVGTRPQGNGLEQGGFGVGACPQGNGLEQGLGSEHTLREMGSNGVWGRSIPSGKWARTGFGVGACPQGNGLEQGGFGVGACPQGNGLERGLGSERALREMGSNGVWGRSMPSGKWARTGFGVGACPQGNGLERGLGSERALREMGSNRAGLGSEHSRGLRAALTEMGSKRFKEL; from the exons ATGCCCTCACAGAGATGGGCTCCAACAGGGAGTATTTGGAGTAGGAACACGCCCTCACGGAAATGGGCTCGAACAGTGCGGGTTTGGAGTCCGAAGATGCCCGAAGCTTCCGCACCGCCCTCACGGAAGGGGCTCAAACAGGGCGGGTTTGGAGTCCGAACATGCCCGTGGACTCCGCGCCGCCCTCACGGAAATGAGCTCGAACAGGGCGGGTTTAGGGTCGGAACACGCCCTCAGGGAAATGGGCTCGAACAG GGCGGGTTTGGGGTCGGAGCATGCCCTCAGGGAAATGGGCTCGAACAGGGTTTGGGGTCGGAGCATACCCTCAGGGAAATGGGCTCGAACGGGGTTTGGGGTCGGAGCATACCCTCAGGGAAATGGGCTCGAACAGGGTTTGGGGTCGGAGCGTGCCCTCAGGGAAATGGGCTCGaacagggagggtttggggtcgGAGCATGCCCTCAGGGAAATGGGCTCGAACGGGGTTTGGGGTCGGAGCGTGCCCTCAGGGAAATGGGCTCGAACGGGGTTTGGGGTCGGAGCATGCCCTCAGGGAAATGGGCTCGAACAGGGTTTGGGGTCGGAGCATGCCCTCAGGGAAATGGGCTCGAACGGGGTTTGGGGTCGGAGCGTGCCCTCAGGGAAATGGGCTCGAACAGGGCGGGTTTGGGGTCGGAACATTCCCGTGGCCTCCGCGCCGCCCTCACAGAAATGGGCTCAAAGAGGTTCAAAGAGCTGTGA